One genomic window of Caballeronia sp. SBC1 includes the following:
- a CDS encoding GNAT family N-acetyltransferase codes for MCLIGTCGLAINGAFRSASIGFELERRFWGQGLVHEALSSIVDHAYDRWDINRIQATTDLDNQASIGLLRSLGFIEEGIMRQWGYWKDAFHDVRLFSLIKAERPIYPTA; via the coding sequence ATGTGCCTTATTGGTACCTGCGGACTCGCCATCAATGGGGCCTTCCGGTCGGCGAGCATCGGTTTCGAGTTGGAGAGACGCTTTTGGGGACAAGGTCTCGTGCACGAAGCTCTTAGCTCAATTGTCGACCATGCCTACGATCGCTGGGACATCAATCGAATTCAGGCAACGACCGACCTCGACAACCAAGCGTCTATAGGGCTTCTGCGCAGCTTGGGATTTATAGAGGAAGGCATCATGCGACAGTGGGGGTACTGGAAAGACGCATTTCACGACGTTCGTCTTTTTTCCTTGATCAAGGCTGAACGACCCATCTATCCCACAGCGTAG
- a CDS encoding LysR family transcriptional regulator, with product MDRFHELNAFIAVVEAGGFTAAAHRTGDSQSAISKAIGALERRLGVVLFNRSTRRVTLTDQGQRYYDRAKPLLDEMDDADSELTSSTHNVSGLIRIAASGTFGRLHILPLIPDLLSLNPGLQVDLILSDFVRDMVEDGIDLAIRVGPVNDPDAIVRRVASTPLVCVGSRRYFEQRGMPKTPVELVDHNCLLYRGLTESTHWPFVGPEGRFSVSVHGNLTSNSIETIRAGVLAGVGIGLFAKISLADDLRHPDVITVLDEFIGDARDISLIWPRRRFVPARVRQVTDFFAEAIPRRI from the coding sequence GTGGATCGATTCCACGAATTAAACGCCTTCATAGCCGTGGTTGAAGCAGGCGGTTTTACAGCTGCCGCGCATCGAACCGGCGATTCACAGTCGGCAATAAGTAAGGCTATCGGCGCGCTCGAGAGGCGCCTCGGCGTGGTGTTATTTAACCGAAGTACGCGCCGCGTGACCCTGACGGATCAGGGGCAAAGATACTACGATCGGGCAAAACCGCTGCTTGACGAGATGGATGACGCCGACAGCGAGCTGACCAGCAGCACGCATAATGTCTCGGGTCTGATCAGGATCGCTGCATCTGGTACTTTTGGCCGTCTTCATATTTTGCCGCTTATTCCCGACCTGCTATCACTCAATCCTGGCCTTCAGGTGGATCTCATTCTCTCGGATTTCGTGCGAGATATGGTGGAAGACGGGATTGATCTGGCGATCCGAGTGGGGCCCGTGAACGATCCTGACGCGATCGTCAGGCGCGTGGCCAGCACTCCTCTCGTCTGCGTCGGATCCCGTCGCTACTTCGAGCAACGCGGAATGCCAAAGACTCCTGTCGAGCTCGTTGATCACAATTGCCTTTTATATCGCGGCTTGACGGAGTCAACGCATTGGCCTTTTGTCGGGCCAGAAGGTCGATTTAGCGTGTCCGTGCACGGAAATCTCACGTCCAACAGTATCGAAACGATCCGGGCTGGTGTTCTAGCCGGTGTGGGAATCGGCCTGTTTGCCAAGATCTCTCTTGCCGATGATCTCCGGCATCCGGACGTCATCACCGTTCTCGACGAATTTATAGGCGACGCCAGAGACATAAGCCTCATCTGGCCAAGACGCCGGTTTGTACCGGCGCGTGTGCGACAAGTCACCGATTTTTTCGCAGAGGCTATACCGCGGCGTATTTAG
- a CDS encoding SDR family NAD(P)-dependent oxidoreductase, which produces MNIDLTGRKAVVTGSTAGIGRAIAEGLGRAGAAVVINGRTEKRVSTALRELRELLPKAEFTGVIADLATPKGAADLFAQAPDADILVNNVGTGRPKSFFEIEDSEWIDLFELNVMSGIRASRHYVPNMTKRGWGRVVFISSESALAIPKDMIDYATTKTAQLAIARGLAEVVGGTGVTVNSVLPGPTNSEIMGGWAQANADAQGITREEAEQQFLKTNRPTTLLNRFATTEEVANLVVYVCSEQASATTGTSLRVDGGVVRTIA; this is translated from the coding sequence ATGAATATTGATCTCACTGGCCGCAAGGCCGTCGTTACTGGGTCCACAGCAGGTATCGGCCGAGCCATTGCAGAAGGGCTGGGGCGCGCAGGCGCCGCGGTCGTGATCAACGGCCGCACAGAGAAGCGCGTCTCCACGGCGCTTCGGGAGCTTCGCGAACTCTTACCAAAGGCGGAGTTTACCGGCGTCATCGCAGATCTTGCGACCCCGAAAGGCGCGGCGGACTTGTTCGCGCAGGCGCCGGATGCGGACATTCTCGTCAACAATGTGGGTACTGGGCGTCCCAAGTCGTTCTTCGAAATTGAGGACAGCGAGTGGATCGATCTCTTTGAACTTAATGTCATGAGCGGTATTCGCGCCTCCCGTCACTATGTGCCAAACATGACGAAGCGCGGCTGGGGGCGCGTCGTCTTCATCAGTAGCGAGTCCGCGCTTGCCATCCCCAAGGACATGATCGACTACGCCACGACCAAGACCGCTCAGCTCGCCATTGCGAGGGGCTTGGCCGAGGTGGTCGGCGGAACGGGCGTCACCGTTAATTCGGTTCTCCCTGGTCCGACGAATTCGGAGATCATGGGTGGTTGGGCGCAGGCAAACGCAGATGCGCAAGGAATTACGCGTGAGGAAGCCGAGCAGCAGTTCTTGAAAACGAATCGCCCGACCACGCTCCTCAATCGCTTCGCGACAACCGAAGAAGTCGCAAACCTAGTCGTCTATGTCTGCTCGGAGCAGGCGTCGGCGACAACAGGCACTTCCTTGCGTGTCGACGGCGGTGTCGTTCGGACAATTGCATAG
- a CDS encoding LysR family transcriptional regulator, with product MQNLEPLLIFVTVAEMGSFTRAADRLGIQKGRVSTAVRKLEEDVGVRLLHRTTRSVQLTEDGRAFHARARDLLAEVDDLHSMFAGEHVALRGRLRVDLPSEVARTTVMPALPEFMATHPELELEVSSTDRQVDLVQEGFDCVLRLGPIRDETLIARPLGLLRMVNAASPVYLARYGVPRSIGDLQRQEHRAIHFSTMLGSRPYGWEYPDGDSYATLQLPGTLHVNNAQTYEAAALAGLGLIQAPLLGIGRYLENGALVEVMPDSRRRALAVSLVVAHRSNLSRRVRAFMKWIEVVLTPYLE from the coding sequence ATGCAGAATCTCGAACCCCTCCTCATATTCGTAACGGTCGCGGAAATGGGGAGCTTCACCCGCGCGGCCGACCGCTTGGGCATCCAAAAGGGCAGGGTCTCAACGGCTGTCCGGAAGCTGGAAGAAGATGTCGGTGTCAGACTCCTGCACCGGACGACGCGGAGCGTGCAGTTGACAGAGGACGGACGTGCGTTTCATGCGCGCGCCCGCGATCTGCTTGCTGAAGTCGATGACCTGCACTCGATGTTCGCAGGCGAGCACGTGGCACTTCGTGGGCGTCTACGGGTGGATCTTCCGTCCGAGGTGGCGCGCACCACGGTCATGCCAGCCTTGCCGGAGTTCATGGCGACTCATCCCGAGTTGGAGCTGGAGGTGTCGAGTACGGATCGGCAAGTCGATCTGGTTCAAGAGGGGTTCGACTGCGTGTTGCGGCTTGGACCCATACGGGACGAGACGCTGATTGCCCGCCCACTGGGCCTGTTGCGCATGGTCAACGCTGCCAGTCCCGTCTATCTGGCGCGCTATGGCGTGCCTCGATCGATAGGAGATCTCCAGCGTCAGGAACATCGGGCAATTCATTTTTCGACGATGCTCGGCTCAAGACCTTATGGATGGGAATATCCGGACGGCGACAGCTACGCGACGCTTCAGTTGCCGGGTACGCTACACGTCAACAACGCGCAGACCTACGAAGCCGCTGCCCTCGCCGGCCTCGGCCTGATTCAGGCGCCACTCTTGGGGATTGGCCGATACCTGGAGAATGGAGCGCTTGTGGAGGTTATGCCCGATTCTCGTCGCCGGGCGCTCGCGGTGTCCCTCGTCGTAGCTCATCGGAGCAATCTGTCGCGCCGAGTCCGCGCATTCATGAAATGGATCGAAGTTGTGCTGACGCCGTATCTGGAATGA
- a CDS encoding DoxX family protein, with protein MTLHRSLWAGRVMSAFVVIALVADGIIQLFVPAQIASMLQETGFAMDVTRVVGPIVLACAILYAIPATAVLGAILVTGYLGGAICAHVRIGELGSPPEIISLVLGALTWGGLYARNSRIRAILPLIR; from the coding sequence ATGACCTTGCATCGCTCCCTGTGGGCCGGCCGGGTAATGAGCGCGTTTGTCGTTATCGCTCTGGTGGCAGACGGGATTATTCAGCTTTTCGTGCCAGCACAGATCGCGAGCATGTTGCAGGAAACCGGGTTCGCGATGGACGTTACCCGCGTCGTGGGTCCGATCGTCCTTGCCTGCGCCATCCTTTACGCCATCCCGGCTACCGCCGTCCTCGGCGCGATCCTGGTGACGGGCTATTTGGGAGGTGCCATCTGCGCCCATGTCCGCATTGGTGAGTTGGGATCGCCGCCAGAAATCATTTCGCTGGTTCTGGGCGCGTTGACATGGGGTGGCCTCTACGCGCGCAACTCCCGTATCCGAGCCATTCTGCCGCTCATTCGTTAA